A part of Olleya sp. Bg11-27 genomic DNA contains:
- the obgE gene encoding GTPase ObgE, whose amino-acid sequence MTEGNFVDYVKMHVSSGNGGKGSVHLHREKFITKGGPDGGDGGRGGHVILRGSSNLWTLLHLKFKRHVKAGHGGHGSKSRSSGADGEDMYMDVPLGTVVRDTETDEILFEITDEGEEVIVAEGGKGGLGNWNFRSSTNQTPRYAQPGLPLVEHFITLELKVLADVGLVGFPNAGKSTLLSVVTSAKPKIADYEFTTLKPNLGIVEYRDFQTFVMADIPGIIEGAAEGKGLGYYFLRHIERNSILLFLIPADAPDINAQYEILLDELRRYNPEMLDKDRMIAISKSDMLDDELKAEMKVELDKVLPIPYQFISSVAQQGLTELKDSLWKMLN is encoded by the coding sequence ATGACTGAGGGAAATTTTGTAGACTACGTAAAAATGCACGTCTCTTCTGGGAACGGAGGAAAAGGATCTGTGCATTTACACCGCGAAAAATTTATTACAAAAGGAGGACCAGATGGAGGAGATGGTGGACGTGGAGGACACGTTATTTTAAGAGGTAGCTCTAATCTTTGGACACTATTACATCTTAAATTTAAGCGACACGTCAAAGCTGGACACGGTGGACACGGAAGTAAAAGTAGAAGTTCTGGAGCTGACGGAGAAGATATGTACATGGACGTGCCTTTAGGTACTGTTGTAAGAGATACTGAGACGGACGAAATTCTTTTTGAAATCACTGATGAAGGAGAAGAGGTTATCGTTGCTGAAGGAGGAAAGGGCGGTTTAGGAAACTGGAATTTTAGAAGTTCTACAAACCAAACGCCGCGTTATGCGCAACCAGGTTTACCTTTGGTAGAGCATTTTATTACTTTAGAGCTTAAAGTCTTAGCGGATGTAGGATTAGTTGGTTTTCCTAATGCAGGAAAATCTACACTTTTATCTGTAGTGACCTCAGCAAAACCGAAAATTGCGGATTACGAGTTTACGACGCTTAAGCCAAACTTAGGTATTGTGGAGTACAGAGATTTTCAAACCTTTGTAATGGCTGATATACCTGGTATTATTGAAGGGGCAGCAGAAGGAAAAGGATTAGGATACTACTTTTTACGTCATATAGAACGTAACTCTATCTTACTATTTTTAATACCGGCAGATGCACCAGATATTAATGCTCAGTATGAAATCTTGTTAGATGAATTAAGACGTTACAATCCAGAAATGTTAGACAAAGATCGCATGATTGCTATCTCTAAGTCAGACATGTTGGATGATGAGCTTAAAGCTGAAATGAAGGTCGAATTGGATAAAGTATTACCAATACCTTATCAGTTTATATCAAGTGTAGCACAACAAGGATTAACTGAGTTGAAAGATTCGCTTTGGAAAATGCTTAACTAA
- a CDS encoding alpha/beta hydrolase family protein, giving the protein MKPLKKVISLLTLFIYTISFAQTEKPQTPKGPFKYIIEDVTFINKDADSITLAGTLTLPKNRKQPPVVILINGSGAHDRDCTMMAHKSFWVIADYLTNQGIAVLRYDERGTAKSEGDFSKATTFDLAKDVEAGINYLKSRTDIDSSKIGLIGHSEGGVIAPIVASTNPNVAYIIMLAGPGVNGQKILQSQSKKIAKLQGATDEGIAFNNELTTIAYQAMFSETEVEKQKTAIENALKEFKVKLETEDSPFKVYVNDYTINQLKTQLSNPWLQAFIKLDPKPYLEKTNCPILVLNGSKDVQVLPEINLPEIEKHLKTANNKDVTIKQLEGYNHLFQTAKTGLLNEYFTNEETFSPVVLKIMSDWINARF; this is encoded by the coding sequence ATGAAGCCTTTAAAAAAAGTAATATCCTTATTAACGTTGTTTATTTACACGATATCTTTTGCACAAACCGAAAAGCCACAAACACCAAAAGGACCATTTAAATATATAATTGAAGACGTCACGTTTATAAATAAAGACGCAGACAGTATAACATTAGCAGGCACATTAACATTACCAAAAAATAGAAAGCAACCACCAGTTGTTATTTTAATAAATGGTTCTGGTGCACATGATAGAGATTGTACTATGATGGCTCATAAATCGTTTTGGGTTATAGCGGACTACTTAACCAATCAAGGTATTGCTGTGTTACGTTATGACGAGCGTGGTACTGCTAAGTCCGAAGGTGATTTTAGTAAAGCAACCACTTTTGATTTAGCCAAGGATGTAGAAGCGGGTATAAACTACTTGAAATCTAGAACAGATATTGATTCGTCTAAAATTGGATTAATTGGTCATAGCGAAGGTGGTGTAATAGCACCTATCGTTGCTTCTACAAATCCCAATGTTGCCTACATTATTATGCTTGCTGGGCCCGGAGTTAATGGTCAAAAAATACTACAATCGCAAAGTAAAAAGATAGCCAAATTACAAGGAGCGACAGATGAAGGTATTGCTTTTAATAATGAATTAACCACTATTGCATACCAAGCTATGTTTTCTGAAACTGAGGTTGAAAAACAAAAAACAGCTATCGAAAATGCTTTAAAAGAATTTAAAGTCAAATTAGAAACTGAGGATAGCCCTTTTAAAGTATATGTTAATGATTATACTATTAATCAATTAAAAACACAACTTTCTAATCCTTGGTTGCAAGCTTTTATAAAGCTAGATCCTAAGCCTTATCTAGAAAAGACCAACTGTCCTATTCTTGTTTTAAACGGATCAAAAGATGTACAAGTGTTACCGGAAATTAACTTGCCTGAAATTGAAAAACATCTTAAAACTGCAAATAATAAGGATGTCACTATAAAACAATTAGAAGGATACAATCACTTATTTCAAACAGCTAAAACGGGGCTTTTAAATGAATATTTTACAAACGAAGAAACCTTCTCTCCTGTTGTATTAAAAATAATGTCGGATTGGATTAATGCTAGATTTTAG
- a CDS encoding alpha/beta hydrolase family protein: MKKPNTKLVLSILALLLSISTFAQDISGSWKGTLTAQGQDIPLLFNVKNDSGILSSTMDSPAQGATGIPMDKTLFEDNQLTITFTQGGIKYVGVLDKEAINGIFYQGGMEFPLNLTKTIKTKPGDVSLPSSKDALDKLSAFDNGTYKYSAEDYFEDPATSSFQFSPKGNYFSYREKDANGKNHVYVKNTKTDKVTLAIEEGEELIRGYGWANDNRLVYVKDNGGNENYQLFAANIDGSNPKALTPFDDVQVNFSNLLADQPDHVIIMMNKDNKQIFEPYKINIVTGDMEKLFENKDATSPIAGYEFDKDGNLRGYTKQQNGVEYVLNYRTGADQPFNEVVTTNWKDSFSIVAFNYNTPYKHDAFVLTNLESNTSELVLYDLAKKEIIEKVYSNPTFDVGGVSRSKKRGYEVDYYFYTGEKTHIVPVSDYYKKLDKKFKREFGDKVFSIVDKTEDEDKYLIIIQTDKLYGTYYTYDVKIDTFTKLLDLMPQLHEEDMAEMRPINFISRDGLKVYGYITIPNTIKKGQRVPLIVNPHGGPYGVRDYWGFNPETQLFASRGYATLQVNYRGSGGYGKEFFLKGNKQIGRKMLNDLEDAVAYAKTLDFIDGNKTAIYGASYGGLATLGSLVKTPDLYTCGIDYVGVSNLFTFFESFPEYWKPYMPQFNEQWYNTEDENDQKIMTEVSPALHVDKITKPLFVIQGANDPRVNIDESDQVVKSMRARSIEVPYMVKYDEGHGFSHEENRVALYKAMLGFFAQHLK, from the coding sequence ATGAAAAAACCAAACACAAAATTAGTATTAAGTATTTTAGCTTTGCTGCTATCCATTAGCACATTTGCTCAGGATATTTCTGGATCTTGGAAAGGGACATTGACTGCGCAAGGTCAAGATATCCCTTTATTATTTAATGTAAAAAACGATAGTGGTATTTTATCATCTACAATGGATAGTCCGGCACAAGGTGCAACAGGGATTCCTATGGATAAAACCCTTTTTGAAGACAACCAATTAACCATCACTTTTACGCAAGGCGGTATTAAATATGTTGGTGTTTTAGATAAAGAAGCTATTAATGGAATATTTTATCAAGGCGGGATGGAGTTTCCTTTAAATCTAACAAAAACCATAAAAACCAAACCAGGCGATGTGTCATTGCCATCTTCTAAAGATGCTTTAGATAAGTTGTCTGCTTTTGATAATGGAACATATAAATATTCTGCTGAAGATTATTTTGAAGATCCAGCAACTAGCTCTTTTCAATTTTCGCCTAAAGGAAATTACTTTTCATACAGAGAGAAAGACGCTAATGGGAAAAACCATGTGTATGTAAAAAACACTAAAACAGATAAGGTAACACTTGCCATAGAAGAAGGTGAGGAGTTAATTAGAGGTTATGGTTGGGCTAATGATAATAGATTAGTTTATGTAAAAGATAATGGGGGTAACGAAAACTATCAACTGTTTGCTGCTAATATTGATGGAAGTAATCCAAAAGCATTAACACCGTTTGATGATGTACAAGTTAATTTTTCTAACCTTTTGGCGGATCAACCAGATCATGTTATTATTATGATGAATAAAGATAATAAGCAAATATTTGAGCCTTACAAAATCAATATTGTAACGGGAGATATGGAAAAACTGTTTGAAAATAAAGACGCAACTTCACCTATTGCGGGTTATGAATTTGATAAAGATGGTAATTTAAGAGGCTATACAAAACAGCAAAATGGAGTGGAGTATGTGTTAAATTACAGAACAGGAGCTGATCAACCTTTTAATGAAGTGGTAACTACTAATTGGAAAGATTCTTTTTCTATCGTAGCTTTTAATTATAATACACCTTATAAGCATGATGCTTTTGTATTAACCAATTTAGAGAGTAACACAAGTGAATTGGTTTTATACGATTTAGCAAAAAAAGAAATAATAGAAAAGGTGTATAGTAATCCTACGTTTGATGTAGGTGGTGTTAGTCGTTCTAAAAAAAGAGGGTATGAAGTGGATTACTATTTTTATACAGGAGAAAAAACACACATTGTACCGGTAAGTGATTATTACAAAAAGTTAGATAAAAAATTCAAAAGGGAATTTGGAGATAAAGTGTTCTCTATTGTGGATAAAACAGAAGACGAGGATAAGTATTTGATAATTATACAGACAGATAAGCTTTATGGAACATACTATACTTATGACGTGAAAATTGACACGTTTACAAAGCTATTGGATTTAATGCCACAACTGCATGAGGAAGATATGGCAGAAATGAGACCTATTAACTTTATATCTCGAGATGGTTTAAAAGTCTATGGTTACATCACAATACCAAATACTATTAAAAAGGGACAAAGAGTGCCATTAATTGTAAATCCTCACGGTGGACCTTATGGTGTTAGAGACTATTGGGGTTTTAATCCAGAAACGCAATTGTTTGCAAGTAGAGGGTATGCTACTTTACAGGTTAATTATAGAGGGTCTGGTGGTTATGGAAAAGAATTCTTTTTAAAAGGGAATAAGCAAATTGGTAGAAAAATGCTTAACGATTTAGAGGATGCTGTAGCTTATGCTAAAACCTTAGATTTTATTGATGGCAATAAAACGGCTATTTATGGCGCAAGTTACGGCGGACTGGCAACTTTAGGTAGCCTTGTTAAAACTCCAGATTTATATACTTGTGGGATAGATTATGTAGGTGTTAGTAATCTGTTTACCTTTTTTGAGTCTTTTCCAGAATATTGGAAACCTTACATGCCACAATTTAATGAGCAGTGGTATAATACTGAGGATGAAAATGATCAAAAGATTATGACAGAAGTATCTCCTGCTTTACACGTCGATAAAATTACTAAACCATTATTTGTAATTCAAGGTGCTAATGATCCAAGAGTTAATATAGACGAATCTGATCAAGTTGTAAAAAGTATGAGAGCTAGAAGTATAGAGGTGCCTTATATGGTAAAGTATGATGAAGGACATGGATTTTCTCATGAAGAAAATAGAGTAGCATTGTACAAAGCGATGTTAGGTTTTTTTGCACAACATTTAAAGTAA
- a CDS encoding sensor histidine kinase, whose product MKTKSIYYWSLQIIIWSLLSGVAAFSYWISGNEFKLEIWQLLLDFVALAILSILITHLLKKFINKYLEFDALKVIDGFKIMGLLFLASALLILSYTIYIRLTYTFLYDRVDVLNHASQSLKNHIILFLNYGIYFMVWTVFYVAIKGLMQLNRTREKRLELETSLKESQLNTLKGQINPHFMFNSLNNIRGLMLEDVDRARNMLTNLSETLRYSLTKSEENAILLEDEVEMVESYIEISKIQFEDRLQFTTNIDEASLNKQIPPMIIQMLVENALKHGISNLKKGGQVCLSTTIKDNQLQIEVSNSGTLQTHEDSTKLGLKNIKRRLELLYDKNATFSLNEIDNQVVATIKMPLL is encoded by the coding sequence ATGAAAACTAAATCAATTTACTACTGGTCACTGCAAATCATAATCTGGTCTTTATTAAGCGGAGTTGCTGCTTTTTCTTATTGGATTTCAGGTAACGAATTTAAATTAGAGATCTGGCAATTACTCTTAGATTTTGTAGCACTAGCAATTTTATCTATCTTAATAACACATTTGCTTAAAAAATTTATAAATAAATATTTAGAATTTGATGCGCTAAAAGTAATCGATGGTTTTAAAATCATGGGGCTTTTGTTTTTAGCTAGTGCACTTTTAATTCTTTCGTATACCATTTATATCAGGTTGACTTATACTTTTTTGTATGATCGGGTAGATGTTTTAAATCATGCTTCTCAAAGTTTAAAAAATCATATTATTTTGTTTTTAAATTACGGTATTTACTTTATGGTTTGGACTGTGTTTTATGTCGCTATCAAAGGATTAATGCAGCTTAATAGAACAAGAGAAAAACGTTTGGAATTGGAGACTAGTTTAAAAGAGTCTCAGCTTAATACTTTAAAAGGTCAAATTAACCCACATTTTATGTTTAATAGCTTAAATAATATTCGTGGATTAATGTTAGAAGATGTTGATAGAGCAAGAAATATGTTAACCAATTTGTCTGAAACCTTAAGGTATTCATTAACCAAAAGTGAAGAAAATGCCATCTTGTTAGAAGACGAAGTAGAGATGGTAGAAAGTTATATCGAAATTTCTAAAATTCAGTTTGAAGATCGTTTGCAGTTTACAACTAATATTGACGAGGCTTCTTTGAATAAGCAAATCCCACCTATGATTATTCAGATGTTGGTAGAAAATGCACTTAAGCATGGTATTTCAAATTTAAAAAAAGGAGGTCAAGTATGTTTATCTACAACTATAAAGGATAACCAATTGCAAATTGAGGTATCTAATTCTGGGACATTACAAACCCATGAAGACTCAACCAAATTAGGTTTAAAAAATATTAAAAGACGTTTGGAGTTACTGTATGATAAAAACGCAACATTTTCTTTAAACGAAATAGATAATCAAGTGGTTGCCACTATTAAAATGCCATTACTATGA
- a CDS encoding LytR/AlgR family response regulator transcription factor codes for MKILKAVIVEDSRLARNELKELLKAHKEIELIGEAENVDEGFKLVNETNPDLLFLDINMPEKDGFELLEMLDEVPTTIFTTAFDEYAIKSFEYNAFDYLLKPINQKRFSATITKVLEKSHDAPKTETKEVGLSLDKKIFIKDGEKCWLVKVQDISLFEIVGNYTRVFFNGNTPLIYKSLAQIEEKLPSDIFFRANRQQIININHVKKVVSWFNGKLKIELNSGEEIEISRRQSYIFKDQLSF; via the coding sequence ATGAAAATATTAAAAGCAGTTATTGTTGAAGATTCTAGATTGGCTAGAAATGAGTTAAAAGAACTTTTAAAAGCACATAAAGAAATTGAGCTCATTGGCGAAGCTGAAAACGTAGACGAGGGGTTTAAACTTGTAAATGAAACTAATCCAGACTTACTTTTTTTAGACATTAATATGCCGGAAAAAGACGGGTTTGAGCTTTTAGAAATGTTAGACGAAGTACCAACTACTATTTTTACAACCGCTTTTGACGAATATGCTATTAAATCGTTTGAGTATAATGCGTTTGATTATTTATTAAAACCTATCAATCAAAAACGCTTTTCTGCAACAATAACAAAAGTCTTGGAAAAAAGTCATGACGCTCCAAAAACAGAAACCAAAGAAGTCGGCTTGAGCTTGGATAAAAAGATTTTTATCAAGGATGGCGAAAAATGTTGGTTGGTAAAAGTCCAGGATATCTCGTTATTTGAAATTGTTGGTAATTACACCCGAGTCTTTTTTAATGGTAACACCCCATTAATTTATAAATCGCTTGCTCAAATAGAAGAGAAATTACCTTCAGATATCTTTTTTAGAGCCAATAGACAACAGATTATAAATATCAATCACGTTAAAAAAGTAGTCTCTTGGTTTAATGGAAAATTAAAAATAGAACTGAATTCTGGAGAAGAAATTGAAATCTCAAGAAGACAGTCCTATATATTTAAAGATCAGTTAAGTTTTTGA